One Natronolimnobius sp. AArcel1 DNA window includes the following coding sequences:
- a CDS encoding GDP-mannose 4,6-dehydratase: MNVLVTGGAGFIGSHITEGLLSAGHDVTVLDVMDPFYDLKIKEQNLERCRDAGGDRFSFIEGSITDEDVIERVIADNDIEYVYNQAAQAGVRASVENPKKVHKINTTGVLNLLETANAYDVERVIHASSSSVYGVDKYLPYDESHPNTPQSPYGVSKLTAEHYCRVWSEIHDVPTVCLRYFTVYGPRMRPNMAITNFTSRCLNGESPVIYGDGEQTRDFTYVDDVVAANLKLLETDAADGTVMNVGSAGTITIDELAAHVVEATGADVEIAYDAAREADARHTHADVSRAHELIGYKPTTSIRDGVSQFVAWYRENRDWYEPLVRRS, encoded by the coding sequence ATGAACGTTCTCGTCACGGGCGGTGCAGGATTTATCGGCTCGCACATCACGGAAGGGTTACTTTCTGCGGGTCACGACGTGACTGTCCTTGACGTGATGGATCCGTTTTATGACCTGAAGATTAAAGAACAAAATCTCGAGCGCTGCCGAGACGCTGGCGGTGATCGATTTTCGTTCATCGAAGGGTCGATCACCGACGAAGATGTTATCGAACGGGTGATCGCCGACAACGATATCGAGTATGTCTACAACCAGGCCGCACAGGCAGGCGTCCGAGCAAGTGTCGAAAACCCGAAGAAGGTCCACAAAATCAACACGACGGGGGTACTCAATCTGCTTGAAACGGCTAACGCGTACGATGTCGAGCGCGTGATCCACGCCTCTTCGTCGTCGGTGTACGGCGTCGACAAGTATCTTCCCTACGACGAATCCCACCCGAACACGCCACAGAGCCCTTACGGAGTGAGTAAACTCACCGCGGAGCACTACTGCCGGGTGTGGAGCGAAATTCACGACGTTCCCACCGTCTGTCTTCGATACTTCACCGTCTATGGCCCTCGGATGCGTCCCAACATGGCAATCACGAACTTCACGTCACGCTGTCTCAACGGAGAGTCCCCAGTAATCTACGGCGACGGCGAGCAGACGCGGGATTTTACGTACGTCGACGATGTCGTCGCAGCGAACCTCAAACTCCTCGAGACCGATGCGGCAGATGGAACCGTGATGAACGTTGGCTCGGCGGGAACGATCACGATCGACGAACTTGCGGCGCACGTTGTCGAGGCGACGGGTGCAGATGTCGAAATCGCGTACGACGCGGCTCGTGAGGCGGATGCCCGCCACACTCATGCGGATGTCTCGAGGGCGCACGAGTTGATCGGCTATAAGCCGACGACAAGCATCCGCGACGGCGTCTCGCAGTTCGTCGCGTGGTACCGCGAGAACCGCGACTGGTACGAGCCGTTGGTTCGCCGTTCGTAG
- a CDS encoding oligosaccharide flippase family protein — protein sequence MRLGQTSAIYFISKFAASALGFIATIVFIRLLGEEVYGFYAVTLALVSWLGIIKSVGFGQAIVKRMSESEEVDAYFAAGTMIKVVLTATVAGGVYIFRDYVDSYVGQSVAELVILLLVVTIFSELVSSALKGTHRVHIYAPLKTLKEGAQTVAMIALVLLGWGLTGMLIGHAVGITIVAALGLLIVRPSVAVPRWHHIVRLFDFAKYAWIGKMQKKTFSDMDILVLGFFVPAGLTGIYAVAYSLAKFLEVFGSAISTTFFPEISKLSKQDDTKLIGTLTNDALTFSGLFLVPGVVGAMLLGDRLLLVYGPGLDIGAHVLVILLVAVLIYTYSKQLFTTLNAIDRPDLAFRANATFIVANIVLNIVLVYSFGWVGAAIATALSATVGFVLSLYYTRKLIDVHLPYIEVTRQWLAALLMGVVVYAAREVGETHPIEAYNEVFVVLLVALGAGVYFAVLLTISSRLRTAVSDNLPFEVPLAN from the coding sequence ATGCGTCTCGGACAGACTTCGGCCATCTATTTTATCTCGAAGTTTGCCGCGTCGGCGCTTGGGTTCATCGCGACGATCGTGTTCATTCGGCTCCTCGGCGAGGAAGTCTACGGCTTCTACGCGGTAACGCTTGCACTAGTCTCGTGGCTCGGAATTATCAAAAGCGTCGGCTTTGGACAGGCAATTGTCAAGAGAATGAGTGAAAGCGAAGAGGTCGACGCGTATTTCGCTGCAGGTACGATGATCAAAGTGGTTCTGACGGCGACCGTCGCCGGCGGTGTATATATTTTCCGTGACTATGTTGATTCTTACGTTGGCCAGTCTGTCGCAGAGTTGGTGATTTTGTTACTGGTCGTTACGATTTTTAGCGAACTTGTTAGCTCGGCGCTCAAAGGCACGCACAGAGTCCACATCTATGCGCCACTGAAGACGTTGAAAGAAGGTGCACAGACTGTCGCAATGATCGCACTCGTTCTCCTCGGGTGGGGTCTTACGGGTATGCTTATCGGCCACGCTGTCGGCATAACCATTGTTGCTGCACTCGGCCTCTTGATCGTTCGGCCGAGTGTCGCTGTTCCGCGGTGGCACCACATCGTTCGGCTGTTCGACTTCGCAAAGTATGCTTGGATTGGAAAAATGCAAAAGAAAACGTTCAGCGATATGGATATTCTTGTTCTCGGGTTCTTCGTTCCAGCTGGGCTCACCGGAATCTACGCTGTCGCTTACTCACTGGCAAAGTTTCTTGAGGTTTTTGGAAGCGCGATCAGCACGACGTTCTTTCCGGAGATAAGCAAACTCTCGAAGCAGGACGATACGAAGCTGATCGGGACGCTCACGAACGATGCACTCACGTTCTCAGGGCTGTTTCTGGTTCCCGGTGTTGTCGGCGCGATGCTACTCGGCGACCGACTGTTGCTCGTGTACGGGCCCGGGCTAGACATCGGCGCGCACGTACTCGTCATCCTTCTTGTTGCGGTTCTCATCTACACGTACTCGAAACAGCTGTTCACTACGCTCAACGCCATTGATCGTCCGGATTTGGCGTTTCGGGCGAACGCGACGTTCATCGTCGCGAACATCGTATTGAACATTGTGCTCGTGTACTCGTTCGGATGGGTCGGCGCAGCGATCGCAACGGCGTTGTCAGCAACCGTCGGTTTTGTTCTCTCGTTGTACTACACCCGGAAATTGATTGATGTTCATCTGCCGTACATTGAAGTCACCCGGCAATGGCTTGCCGCCCTTCTTATGGGCGTCGTCGTCTACGCTGCTCGAGAAGTCGGAGAAACACACCCAATCGAAGCGTACAACGAGGTGTTCGTCGTCCTGTTAGTCGCCCTCGGCGCGGGAGTATACTTCGCGGTATTACTCACAATCTCGAGTCGACTCCGGACCGCAGTGTCGGATAACCTTCCTTTCGAGGTCCCACTCGCCAACTGA